In Vagococcus hydrophili, one DNA window encodes the following:
- the pyk gene encoding pyruvate kinase translates to MKKTKIVCTIGPASESLETLVELINNGMNVARLNFSHGDFEEHGARIKNIREASKITGKTVALLLDTKGPEIRTNNMKDGIVELSTGDITRISMKEVEGTKEKFSVTYPDLIKDVVVGDHILLDDGLIDLEVLELDTANGEIVTKVLNEGVLKNKKGVNVPNVSINLPGITEKDAADIRFGIENDVDFIAASFVRRTSDVLEITKILEEENATHIQIISKIENQEGIDNLDDILTVSAGLMVARGDMGVEIPTEDVPVVQKEMIKKCNALGKPVITATQMLDSMQHNPRPTRAEASDVANAIYDGTDAIMLSGETAAGDYPVEAVKTMHNIAVRTEGVLVDRDAYALKLYKKADMTESIGQAVGHTAKNLSIQTIVAATDSGHTARMISKYRPKAHIVAVTFSERNARSLALNWGVFPQVTEKPSSTDDMFTLATKVSKETGFAKDGDLILITAGAPIGEKGTTNLMKIQLIGSKLTAGQGIGDTPVSAKAVVASSAKDAVNMMEVGSVLVVKTTDKDYMPAIEKASALVVEEGGLTSHAAVVAIAEGIPVIVGAVDAVSSIKNGSTITVDPRQGTIYEGETAF, encoded by the coding sequence ATGAAAAAAACAAAAATTGTTTGTACAATCGGACCAGCTAGTGAATCTCTTGAAACGTTAGTTGAGTTAATTAATAATGGGATGAACGTGGCTCGTTTAAACTTCTCACATGGGGATTTTGAAGAGCACGGAGCACGTATCAAAAATATTCGTGAAGCATCAAAAATTACTGGTAAAACAGTAGCACTTTTATTAGATACTAAAGGTCCTGAAATCAGAACAAACAATATGAAAGACGGTATCGTTGAACTTTCAACAGGAGATATTACTAGAATCTCAATGAAAGAAGTCGAAGGAACAAAAGAAAAATTCTCTGTTACTTATCCAGACTTAATCAAAGACGTGGTTGTTGGAGATCATATTCTATTAGATGACGGTTTAATCGACTTAGAAGTTCTTGAATTAGATACTGCTAATGGCGAAATCGTTACTAAAGTATTAAACGAAGGCGTTCTTAAAAACAAAAAAGGTGTTAACGTTCCTAACGTAAGTATTAACTTACCAGGTATCACTGAAAAAGACGCTGCTGATATCCGTTTTGGTATTGAAAACGATGTTGACTTCATCGCTGCAAGTTTCGTTCGTCGTACAAGTGATGTTTTAGAAATTACAAAAATTTTAGAAGAAGAAAATGCGACTCACATCCAAATCATCTCTAAAATTGAAAACCAAGAAGGTATTGATAACTTAGACGATATCTTAACAGTATCTGCTGGTTTAATGGTAGCTCGTGGTGACATGGGTGTTGAGATTCCAACTGAGGATGTACCTGTTGTTCAAAAAGAAATGATCAAAAAATGTAACGCTTTAGGTAAACCAGTTATTACAGCAACTCAAATGTTAGACTCAATGCAACATAACCCACGTCCAACACGTGCTGAAGCAAGTGATGTGGCTAACGCTATCTATGATGGTACAGACGCTATCATGTTATCAGGTGAAACAGCTGCTGGTGATTACCCAGTTGAAGCCGTTAAAACAATGCACAACATTGCTGTTCGTACTGAGGGAGTTTTAGTCGACAGAGATGCTTATGCCCTTAAATTATATAAAAAAGCAGATATGACAGAATCAATTGGTCAAGCCGTAGGACATACAGCTAAAAACTTAAGTATTCAAACAATCGTTGCAGCTACTGACTCAGGTCACACAGCTCGTATGATTTCTAAATACCGTCCAAAAGCACACATTGTTGCTGTTACATTTAGCGAAAGAAATGCAAGAAGCTTAGCTCTTAACTGGGGAGTATTCCCACAAGTAACTGAAAAACCATCTTCAACAGATGATATGTTCACTCTAGCAACTAAAGTTTCTAAAGAAACAGGATTTGCTAAAGATGGCGATTTAATCTTAATCACTGCAGGAGCTCCAATTGGAGAAAAAGGAACAACTAACTTGATGAAAATTCAATTAATTGGTTCTAAATTAACTGCAGGACAAGGAATTGGTGATACACCAGTTTCAGCAAAAGCTGTTGTGGCATCATCTGCTAAAGATGCTGTTAACATGATGGAAGTTGGTTCAGTCTTAGTTGTTAAAACAACAGATAAAGATTACATGCCAGCTATCGAAAAAGCTTCTGCACTTGTTGTTGAAGAAGGTGGATTAACTTCTCATGCTGCTGTTGTAGCAATCGCTGAAGGAATTCCAGTTATCGTTGGAGCAGTTGACGCAGTAAGTTCAATCAAAAATGGCTCAACAATCACTGTTGACCCACGTCAAGGAACTATCTACGAAGGCGAAACTGCATTTTAA
- the pfkA gene encoding 6-phosphofructokinase: protein MKRIAILTSGGDAPGMNAAVRAVTRKAIHEGMEVYGINYGYAGLVAGDIRKLDVPDVGDIIQRGGTCLYSARYPEFATEEGQLKGIEQLKKFGIEGLVVIGGDGSYHGALALTKRGFPAVGVPGTIDNDIPGTDFTIGFDTAINTVLDAIDRIRDTATSHVRTFIIEVMGRDAGDIALWAGVAGGADDIIIPEHEFDMASVAQKVRDGRDRGKKHCLIILAEGVMPGHEFAEKLAEHGDFHARVSVLGHIVRGGSPTARDRVLASKFGGYAVDLLKEGKGGLCVGLLNNELVASDIVETLETKKHHPDLSLYELNNQISF, encoded by the coding sequence ATGAAACGCATCGCTATTTTAACAAGTGGTGGAGATGCACCAGGTATGAATGCAGCAGTTCGTGCAGTCACACGTAAAGCAATCCACGAAGGAATGGAAGTATACGGAATTAACTACGGTTACGCAGGTTTAGTAGCTGGAGATATCCGTAAATTGGATGTACCAGATGTTGGGGATATTATTCAACGAGGTGGAACATGTTTATATTCTGCACGTTACCCTGAGTTTGCAACAGAAGAAGGCCAATTAAAAGGTATTGAACAATTGAAAAAATTCGGTATCGAAGGTTTAGTTGTTATTGGTGGAGACGGTTCTTATCATGGCGCTTTAGCTTTGACAAAACGCGGCTTTCCAGCTGTAGGAGTACCAGGAACAATCGATAACGATATTCCAGGAACAGATTTCACTATTGGTTTTGATACAGCGATTAACACTGTATTAGATGCCATTGATAGAATTAGAGACACAGCAACTTCTCACGTTCGTACATTCATCATTGAAGTAATGGGACGTGACGCTGGAGACATCGCTTTATGGGCTGGTGTAGCTGGTGGAGCGGATGATATCATTATCCCAGAACACGAATTTGATATGGCATCAGTTGCCCAAAAAGTTCGTGATGGACGCGACCGCGGTAAAAAACATTGCTTAATTATCTTAGCAGAAGGTGTTATGCCAGGTCATGAATTTGCAGAAAAATTAGCTGAACATGGTGATTTCCATGCTAGAGTTTCTGTTTTAGGACATATTGTTCGTGGTGGTTCTCCAACTGCTCGCGACCGTGTCTTAGCAAGTAAGTTTGGTGGATATGCTGTTGATTTATTAAAAGAAGGAAAAGGCGGTTTATGCGTTGGACTTCTTAACAATGAATTAGTTGCTAGTGATATTGTTGAAACATTAGAAACTAAAAAACATCATCCAGATTTAAGTCTTTATGAATTAAATAATCAAATTTCATTTTAA